The genomic interval GGATCTCATGAACCTGCCCGTCGTGCCGCTTCACCAGGACCTGGCGCTGGCGGCGGCGCTGGGGATCGCGCACAGCGAGCGCAACGGCCATCACTACGTGCGGACGTGGGAGGTTCTCTCGGCGCGGGAAGGCCGCGCGGCGCGGGAGGAGTATCCGGCGCTCTACACGGACGGGCCGGCGGGAGGGCCGCGCCTGCGGATCGAGCGGGGGGCGCTGGATCTTTCGGACGTCAACGCGTACGGGTTCGGGGTGCGTTCGGAGCCGGACGCGGCGGCGCTCGATCCCGGGCGCGGGTAAGGACGGCTTGCCTTTGGATACTTTACATGTTATAATTTATCCGCTCAGAGATTTTCGGAGAGAGGGGACCATGACGAACACGCTTTCGCGTCGCGCCTTCCTTCTGGGCTCGGCCGCCGCGGGGGTCGCGGGGCTTTCGGCCGGCTGCGTCAGCAACCCCGCCCCCACGCTCGAGGCCGCGGCCGACCGGACGCTCGCGGTGCCGGCGGCGCTTTCGAAGCCCGGCTCCCAGGTGAAGGTCCGCCTGCCGGGCGGCGGCGACGTCGTGCTCCTCTGGCGCACGGAGATCGGCTTCGGGGCGGCGGCGCTGGCCTGCGCGCACTGCGGAGCCGACGTCTTCTACAACGCCCAGACCGGAACGCTCGACTGCACGACGGGCACGTCGCGCTACCGCCTGGACGGCACCGTCCTCAAGGGGCGTTCCCGGATCCCCCTGCGGGCGTATCTCGTGGACCTGGCGGGAGAGCGCCTGAAAATCCTCGGGTGACGCGCCCCCGGGGCGCGCTCCCGGTTCGTCCCTGCCGGTCCGCGGAGAAACTCCGGCCGCGAACTTACGCCGTCAGCCCCGGACCCGAAAGAATCCCCGTCTCGATCCGGCCGGCGCGCACCGTGAACACGCCCGGAAAGCGCTCCGCCCAGCCGGCGTTGGCCGACGGACAGTACTGCCGCGCATTCCCCTCGATCGCGGTCACGGGCCCCACGTGCGCCGCCAGCGCCGCCGACTGGAGAAACGAAAGCCCCGGACAGGTCAGATCCTGGACGCACAGGAACATGCCGAATTTCTGCGCCGCCGCCGCCATCAGAAGCGACTGCCCCTGCCCCTTGCACGCCTTGAGCGCCACCCCCGAATACCCCTGCTCCCGCGCCAGAAGCAGGCTCTCGTAATCCACCAGCGACTCGTCGATCACCACCGGCTTCAGGCGCGCCGCCCGATGCATGCGGTTCTCCGGGTGCGCCCGGAGATCCCGCGCCGTCGGCTGCTCCACGTACGCGGTCCGCTCGAACGCCGCCGGACTCCGCTCCCGCACCTTCCCCAGGACCTCGAGCAGATACTCCACGTTCGGACACTGCTCGTTGAAGTCGAGCGAATACGTCCACGGCCCCTCCGGCCGCGCCTCCGAAGCCGTCCGGTCC from Planctomycetota bacterium carries:
- a CDS encoding twin-arginine translocation signal domain-containing protein, giving the protein MTNTLSRRAFLLGSAAAGVAGLSAGCVSNPAPTLEAAADRTLAVPAALSKPGSQVKVRLPGGGDVVLLWRTEIGFGAAALACAHCGADVFYNAQTGTLDCTTGTSRYRLDGTVLKGRSRIPLRAYLVDLAGERLKILG